The Chroicocephalus ridibundus chromosome 2, bChrRid1.1, whole genome shotgun sequence genome includes a region encoding these proteins:
- the CDYL gene encoding chromodomain Y-like protein isoform X3 yields MEALAANGTTNIQTSVTGVTASKRRFIDDRRDQPFDKRLRFSVRQTESAYRYRDIVVRKQDGFTHILLSTKSSENNSLNPEVMKEVQSALNTAAADDSKLVLFSAVGSIFCCGLDFIYFIRRLTDDRKKESTKMAEAIRNFVNTFIQFKKPIIVAVNGPAIGLGASILPLCDVVWANEKAWFQTPYTTFGQSPDGCSSLTFPRIMGLASANEMLFSGRKLTAQEACAKGLVSQVFWPGTFTQEVMLRIKELVTCNSVVLEESKALVRNIMKVDLEQANEKECEVLKKIWGSAQGMDSMLKYLQKKIDEF; encoded by the exons ATGGAAGCGTTAGCAGCCAATGGTACAACCAACATACAGACATCTGTAACAGGAGTGACAGCCAGCAAACGAAGGTTTATTGATGACAGGAGAGATCAACCTTTCGATAAAAGGCTACGTTTCAGCGTGAGACAAACGGAGAGTGCGTACCGGTACAGAGACATTGTTGTCAGGAAACAAGACGGATTCACACACATTCTGCTATCAACAAAATCATCTGAAAATAATTCACTAAATCCAGAG gtaatGAAGGAAGTCCAAAGTGCACTGAACACAGCAGCTGCAGATGACAGTAAACTTGTGCTGTTCAGTGCAGTTGGTAGCATTTTCTGCTGTggtcttgattttatttattttatacgACGTTTaacagatgacagaaaaaaggaaagcactaAGATGGCAGAAGCTATTAG gaATTTTGTGAATACTTTTATTCAGTTTAAGAAGCCTATCATTGTAGCAGTAAATGGCCCAGCCATTGGACTTGGAGCATCTATATTGCCTCTGTGTGATGTGGTTTGGGCTAACGAGAAGGCATGGTTTCAGACACCATACACTACTTTTGGACAAAGTCCAGACGGATGTTCATCCCTTACATTCCCCCGGATAATGGGCCTGGCTTCT GCCAATGAAATGTTGTTCAGTGGAAGGAAGTTGACTGCGCAGGAAGCTTGTGCCAAAGGACTCGTCTCTCAAGTATTTTGGCCAGGAACGTTCACACAAGAAGTAATGCTTCGGATTAAGGAACTTGTCACGTGTAATTCAGTT gTACTTGAAGAATCCAAAGCTTTAGTACGTAATATCATGAAGGTGGACTTGgaacaagcaaatgaaaaggagtgtgaagttttgaagaaaatctgGGGCTCAGCACAAGGGATGGACTCAATGTTAAAgtatctgcagaagaaaattgaTGAGTTCTGA